In Humulus lupulus chromosome 6, drHumLupu1.1, whole genome shotgun sequence, a single genomic region encodes these proteins:
- the LOC133782516 gene encoding transcription factor ILR3-like, translated as MVSPENTNWLFDYGLIDDIPVPDGNFPVSSSGFNWPVQTLNGSSSVSVEIDGSLGDSDGLKESGSKKRGRSESRNGSSTKACREKQRRDRLNDKFVELGSILEPGRPPKTDKAAILIDAVRMVHQLRGEAQKLKDSNSSLQEKIKELKVEKNELRDEKQRLKVEKEKLEQQLKGMSAQPGFLPPPPAIPAAFAAQGQAPGNKLVPFIGYPGVAMWQFMPPAAVDTSQDHVLRPPVA; from the exons ATGGTCTCCCCGGAAAACACCAATTGGCTCTTTGATTACGGCTTGATCGACGATATACCTGTCCCCGATGGGAATTTTCCTGTATCCTCTTCTGGTTTTAACTGGCCTGTCCAAACCCTAAACGGCTCTTCCAGTGTCAG TGTGGAGATTGATGGTTCGTTAGGAGATTCAGATGGCCTTAAAGAATCTGGCTCAAAGAAGAG GGGTAGATCGGAATCACGGAATGGATCTAGCACTAAGGCTTGTAGGGAGAAGCAGCGTAGGGATAGGCTTAATGACAA GTTTGTGGAATTGGGATCTATATTGGAGCCTGGAAGGCCTCCTAAAACAGACAAGGCGGCTATTTTGATTGATGCTGTCCGAATGGTGCATCAGTTGCGTGGTGAGGCCCAAAAGTTAAAGGACTCAAATTCGAGTCTGCAGGAGAAGATCAAGGAATTGAAG GTGGAAAAGAATGAGCTTCGTGATGAGAAGCAGAGGCTCAAGGTAGAGAAAGAAAAGTTGGAGCAACAATTGAAGGGCATGAGTGCCCAACCTGGATTTTTGCCTCCACCTCCTGCAATCCCTGCAGCATTTGCCGCCCAAGGCCAAGCTCCTGGCAACAAGTTGGTTCCCTTCATTGGTTACCCTGGGGTTGCTATGTGGCAGTTCATGCCACCCGCTGCTGTGGATACCTCGCAGGATCATGTACTCCGTCCACCAGTTGCCTAA
- the LOC133782515 gene encoding uncharacterized protein LOC133782515 has translation MASNLLKIYLYNTQTPNTKFQFPFTNTLSSLSSFRVRHCHLSSSSSSLVHNHKTSSPWIKVRIRSSLSSSNPPTSKESAILQAKTCLSTTLEKPLNNTKLTNKLKRVKQPRFRVEIPVIDDSPESLSRLSFEVFGELPIKRRGSPVNILIIWPNVSYKESALREFESYPSCPVGHVDFSSLTGGLSSADVAVFLAPEAKDLGNVKSVADDFYPRPVVIFNPRWASEEESEFGELSSFVGSFEVVYSFMGLEVKGILSKRKGVIFKCVRDGVVSGERWSVLVEEEDGELKVISKFKARPSIGEVENVLYNLMAVNSLVTKSVRFLKDLVSNVTGKK, from the coding sequence ATGGCCTCCAATCTTCTCAAAATTTACTTATACAATACTCAAACTCCAAACACAAAATTCCAATTCCCATTCACAAATACACTGTCTTCTCTATCTTCATTCCGTGTTCGTCACTGCCATCTCTCCTCCTCTTCTTCAAGTTTGGTTCATAACCACAAAACCTCTTCACCATGGATCAAGGTCCGGATCAGAAGCTCCTTATCTTCTTCCAACCCACCTACCTCAAAAGAATCAGCCATTCTCCAAGCCAAGACCTGCCTCTCAACCACTCTAGAAAAGCCCCTCAACAACACCAAGCTCACAAACAAGCTCAAGAGAGTGAAACAACCCAGATTTCGGGTCGAGATTCCGGTCATAGATGACTCTCCGGAATCTCTCTCCCGATTATCTTTCGAGGTGTTTGGAGAACTACCCATCAAAAGGAGAGGTTCCCCGGTTAACATCTTAATCATTTGGCCTAATGTTTCGTACAAAGAATCTGCTTTGAGAGAGTTTGAGTCTTACCCTTCATGCCCAGTTGGCCACGTTGATTTTTCTTCCCTCACCGGTGGTTTGAGCTCTGCAGACGTGGCAGTGTTTCTAGCTCCGGAGGCAAAGGATTTGGGCAATGTGAAGAGTGTTGCCGATGATTTTTACCCGAGGCCAGTGGTGATATTCAACCCCAGATGGGCTTCCGAGGAGGAGAGTGAGTTTGGGGAGCTGAGTAGCTTTGTGGGGTCTTTTGAAGTGGTGTATTCTTTCATGGGTTTGGAGGTTAAAGGGATTTTGAGCAAAAGAAAAGGAGTGATTTTCAAGTGCGTGAGAGATGGAGTTGTGAGTGGTGAGAGGTGGTCTGTGCTTGTTGAAGAAGAAGATGGAGAGTTGAAGGTGATCTCGAAGTTCAAGGCTCGACCATCGATTGGTGAAGTTGAGAATGTTTTATATAACTTGATGGCCGTGAACTCACTGGTGACCAAATCTGTGAGGTTCTTGAAAGATCTGGTGTCTAATGTGACTGGAAAGAAGTAA
- the LOC133782513 gene encoding ATP-dependent Clp protease proteolytic subunit-related protein 4, chloroplastic-like, whose protein sequence is MIFTRRCVCSLDYATAKCNFNICFVLTSLTLSDSSYLNLLRVGAVLLRFPFCSQSSLASDLPKLYLYIMQVIPFSRGSAWEQPPPDLASYLYKNRIVYLGMSLVPSVTKLILVEFLYLQYEDANKPISLYINSTGKTKGGEKLGYETEVFAIYDVMGCLIIMVLFVDHVSSELILILLYFRYVKPPIFTLCW, encoded by the exons ATGATCTTTACGCGTCGTTGTGTTTGTAGTTTAGACTATGCCACAGCTAAATGCAATTTTAATATTTGCTTTGTGTTGACTTCATTAACATTGTCTGATTCTTCTTATCTGAATTTGTTGAGAGTTGGAGCAGTTTTGCTCCGGTTTCCATTCTGCTCCCAATCTTCCTTAGCATCAGATTTGCCAAAACTTTATCTATATATTATGCAGGTTATTCCATTTTCTAGGGGAAGTGCATGGGAGCAGCCCCCTCCAGATTTGGCATCATACTTGTACAAAAATCGAATTGTGTACTTGGGCATGTCTCTTGTCCCTTCTGTTACAAAGTTGATACTAGTAGAGTTTCTATACCTTCAGTATGAAGATGCTAACAAGCCTATTTCTCTTTACATAAACTCCACTGGAAAAACCAAG ggtGGTGAAAAGTTGGGTTATGAGACCGAAGTTTTTGCTATATATGATGTTATGGGGTGTTTAATCATTATGGTCTTGTTTGTGGATCATGTTTCTAGCGAACTTATATTGATTCTTCTTTACTTCAGGTATGTGAAACCCCCAATATTTACTCTGTGTTGGTAA
- the LOC133782514 gene encoding probable galacturonosyltransferase 12, translating to MQLHISPSLRHVTVFPGKGVREFIKVKVGSRRVSYRMLFYSLLFFTFLLRFVFVMTAVDSIDGETKCSTIGCLGKKLGPKILGRRIDSNNVPEVIYQVLEEPIVKDELQGRTDIPQTLDEFMAEIKDSNLDARSFAIKLREMVTLLEQRTRTAKIQEYLYRHVASSSIPKQLHCLALRLANEHSNNAAARLQLPSAELVPALVDNSYFHFVLASDNVLAASVVAASLVKNSLRPHKVVLHIITDRKTYYPMQAWFSLHPLLPAIIEVKALHHFDWFSKGKVPVLEAMEKDQKVRSNFRGGSSAIVANATEKPNVIAAKLQALSPKYNSVMNHIRIHLPELFPSLNKVVFLDDDIVVQTDLSPLWEIEMNGKANGAVETCRGEDKFVMSKKLKSYLNFSHPLILNNFDPNECAWAYGMNIFDLEAWRKTNISATYHHWVEQNLKSDLSLWQLGTLPPGLIAFHGHVQVIDPFWHMLGLGYQENTTYVDAESAGVIHFNGRAKPWLDIAFPELRQLWSKYIDFSDKFIKGCHIRAS from the exons ATGCAGCTTCATATCTCACCAAGCTTGAGACATGTGACAGTGTTTCCAGGCAAAGGGGTGAGAGAGTTCATCAAAGTGAAAGTGGGCTCCAGAAGGGTTTCCTATCGAATGCTCTTCTACTCTCTCTTGTTCTTCACATTTCTTCTTCGCTTTGTCTTTGTTATGACAGCAGTTGactccattgatggagaaaccaAGTGTTCAACTATTG GTTGCTTGGGAAAAAAGCTAGGACCAAAGATTTTGGGAAGAAGGATTGACTCAAATAAT GTCCCTGAAGTAATATATCAAGTACTAGAAGAACCCATCGTTAAGGATGAATTACAAGGAAGAACTGATATTCCCCAAACTCTAGATGAGTTCATGGCTGAGATCAAGGACAGCAATTTAGATGCAAGGAGTTTTGCTATCAAGCTTAGAGAAATG GTTACCCTTCTTGAACAAAGAACTAGAACAGCCAAAATTCAAGAATACTTGTACCGCCACGTGGCATCAAGCAGCATACCGAAACAGCTTCATTGCCTAGCCTTGAGGCTAGCCAATGAGCACAGCAACAATGCAGCTGCTCGCCTCCAACTCCCTTCAGCTGAACTTGTCCCTGCCCTCGTTGACAACTCCTACTTCCACTTCGTCCTTGCCTCAGACAATGTGCTAGCCGCCTCTGTCGTTGCAGCGTCACTTGTCAAAAACTCATTAAGGCCCCACAAGGTTGTCCTCCACATCATCACTGATAGGAAGACTTACTATCCAATGCAGGCATGGTTTTCTTTGCACCCTTTGTTACCTGCTATAATTGAAGTTAAGGCATTACACCATTTTGATTGGTTCTCCAAGGGGAAAGTGCCAGTCTTGGAAGCAATGGAGAAGGATCAAAAAGTCAGGTCTAATTTCAGAGGAGGGTCATCAGCCATTGTGGCAAACGCTACCGAAAAGCCTAATGTTATTGCAGCCAAATTGCAAGCTCTTAGTCCCAAGTATAACTCAGTTATGAACCACATAAGAATACACCTACCAGAG TTGTTTCCCAGTCTCAATAAGGTAGTCTTCTTGGATGATGATATAGTGGTTCAAACTGATCTTTCACCTCTGTGGGAGATTGAAATGAATGGAAAGGCAAATGGAGCTGTGGAGACATGTAGAGGAGAAGATAAGTTTGTGATGTCAAAGAAATTAAAGAGCTACTTGAACTTCTCCCATCCTTTGATATTGAATAATTTTGACCCTAATGAATGCGCATGGGCTTATGGCATGAATATTTTCGATCTTGAGGCCTGGAGGAAAACCAACATAAGCGCCACATACCACCATTGGGTTGAACAG AACTTGAAATCAGACCTGAGCTTGTGGCAGCTAGGAACATTACCCCCTGGCCTAATAGCATTCCACGGTCATGTTCAAGTAATTGATCCATTTTGGCACATGTTGGGGCTTGGATATcaagagaacaccacttatgttgATGCTGAAAGTGCTGGTGTCATTCATTTCAATGGCAGAGCAAAGCCTTGGCTAGACATTGCGTTTCCAGAACTCCGGCAGTTGTGGTCAAAATACATCGATTTCTCTGATAAATTCATCAAAGGCTGTCATATTAGAGCATCCTAG